From Heteronotia binoei isolate CCM8104 ecotype False Entrance Well chromosome 12, APGP_CSIRO_Hbin_v1, whole genome shotgun sequence, the proteins below share one genomic window:
- the NEURL3 gene encoding E3 ubiquitin-protein ligase NEURL3 codes for MGSFFSTLFDNCIQVQYVPLAFHPNTKGSQIILDVSQYIATRAATFHDGIVFSNRPIKVNEKVTLEILKEDNRWFGGLRLGFISEHPSLMDSRDLPPFACPNLVKQGKCWASVLPDEYVGEGTIVSFWVNKKGCVFFSANHEFDSYLLLEDVPVKKPLWAVIDIYGRTKAIQLLDPSRPKIYMYESGQKLLNAAGQNESVWRNCYEENSIGKECAVCLHHKANTMMLPCCHANFCSCCATRILYSSSCCPLCRQKVEKIVQDSGWAEKGIPANWLGEGKDSQPPP; via the exons ATGGGCTCCTTCTTTAGCACCCTGTTTG ATAACTGCATCCAGGTTCAATACGTCCCACTTGccttccatccaaataccaaaGGATCCCAGATCATTTTAGATGTGTCGCAGTATATAGCCACCAGAGCAGCCACCTTCCATGATGGAATTGTCTTCTCCAATCGGCCAATTAAAGTTAATGAGAAGGTGACACTGGAAATCCTAAAGGAAGATAACAGATGGTTTGGGGGCTTAAGGTTGGGCTTCATCTCAGAGCATCCCTCCTTGATGGACTCCAGGGATCTGCCTCCATTTGCTTGCCCCAATCTGGTCAAACAAGGGAAGTGCTGGGCTTCTGTCTTACCAGATGAATATGTTGGTGAGGGCACTATTGTCAGCTTCTGGGTGAACAAGAAAGGCTGTGTTTTCTTCAGTGCCAATCATGAGTTTGACAGTTACTTACTGCTTGAAGACGTCCCAGTCAAAAAGCCTCTCTGGGCAGTTATAGACATCTATGGAAGAACTAAAGCCATCCAGCTTCTAG ATCCATCAAGACCAAAGATATACATGTATGAGTCAGGCCAAAAGCTGTTGAATGCAGCTGGACAGAATG AGTCTGTATGGAGGAATTGCTACGAAGAAAATAGCATTGGCAAAGAATGTGCTGTCTGCCTCCACCATAAGGCCAACACAATGATGCTTCCTTGCTGCCATGCTAACTTTTGCTCCTGTTGCGCCACAAGAATTCTctacagcagcagctgctgccctttgtGTCGGCAGAAAGTCGAGAAAATAGTTCAAGACTCTGGTTGGGCTGAGAAAGGAATCCCAGCAAACTGGCTGGGAGAAGGAAAGGACAGCCAACCTCCTCCCTGA